The proteins below come from a single Eubacterium limosum genomic window:
- a CDS encoding glycine betaine ABC transporter substrate-binding protein — MKKKTKMIGVLALALVLGVTMITGCSAGGQKESGTVKIATKPMTEQLILGEMLSILIQENTDLNVEITKGVGGGTSNIHPALVKGDFDLYPEYTGTAWNNILKKTEYPDDATLWNTLTDEYDAQFGLKWVGMYGFNNTYTLALRKEIADKYNIKTFSDMAKYTPEITFGANPDFYEREDGYQALCDAYGFSFKDHMDMDIGLKYNALNSGEVDVINAYTTDGQLSVADAVSLTDDKGFFKNYYCGTVVREETLEKYPELENVLKKMDGIITNEEMSKMNYDLEVNNRDEHDVAMEFLRSKGLINE, encoded by the coding sequence ATGAAAAAGAAAACAAAAATGATCGGAGTCCTGGCGCTGGCTCTGGTGCTTGGCGTGACCATGATCACCGGGTGCAGCGCAGGCGGACAAAAGGAAAGCGGCACGGTTAAGATCGCTACAAAGCCCATGACCGAACAGCTGATCCTGGGAGAAATGCTGTCCATCCTGATTCAGGAAAACACAGACCTGAACGTGGAGATTACCAAAGGTGTAGGCGGCGGTACCAGTAATATTCACCCTGCGCTTGTCAAGGGAGATTTTGACTTGTACCCTGAGTACACCGGCACAGCCTGGAATAACATCCTGAAAAAAACAGAGTACCCGGATGACGCGACCCTGTGGAATACCCTGACCGACGAATACGATGCACAGTTCGGCCTTAAATGGGTGGGTATGTACGGTTTTAACAACACCTACACCCTGGCTCTTCGCAAGGAGATCGCGGATAAATACAACATCAAAACCTTCTCCGATATGGCCAAGTATACCCCAGAGATCACCTTTGGGGCTAACCCGGACTTTTATGAACGTGAAGATGGCTACCAGGCACTTTGTGATGCCTATGGTTTTAGCTTTAAGGATCATATGGACATGGACATTGGCTTAAAATACAATGCACTGAACTCTGGTGAGGTGGATGTCATTAACGCCTATACTACCGATGGGCAGCTGTCAGTTGCAGACGCAGTCTCCCTGACTGATGACAAGGGCTTTTTTAAGAATTATTACTGCGGTACCGTTGTGCGTGAGGAGACGCTGGAAAAATATCCAGAGTTAGAAAACGTGCTTAAGAAAATGGATGGTATCATCACCAATGAGGAGATGTCCAAAATGAACTATGATCTGGAGGTTAACAACAGGGACGAGCACGACGTCGCTATGGAATTCCTTAGGAGCAAGGGTCTGATCAATGAATGA
- a CDS encoding ABC transporter ATP-binding protein, with protein sequence MNDPIIQFVDVTKAYDDEAILERFSLDIGRGEFLTIIGSSGCGKTTLLKMINGLLIPDTGTVFVQGQDISKTDLIALRRNIGYAIQGVGLFPHMTVRKNIAYVPSLLNKQNRQKTEAAVARLVKVVGLDESLLDRYPSELSGGQQQRVGIARSLAAAPEILLMDEPFGAVDEITRRMLQDEILRIHRELGVTIVFITHDIREALKLGTRVAVMDHGGLVQIDTPENIRNQPATDFVKELVSDR encoded by the coding sequence ATGAATGATCCCATTATCCAGTTTGTTGACGTCACCAAGGCATACGATGACGAAGCCATTCTGGAGCGATTCAGCCTGGATATCGGAAGGGGAGAGTTTCTGACCATTATCGGCAGCTCCGGCTGTGGTAAGACCACCCTGCTCAAGATGATCAACGGGCTGCTGATTCCCGACACAGGCACAGTCTTTGTGCAGGGACAGGACATCTCAAAAACCGATCTCATTGCTTTGCGCCGGAATATTGGCTACGCCATTCAGGGAGTAGGACTGTTCCCACACATGACTGTGCGGAAGAACATCGCCTATGTTCCCAGCCTTTTAAACAAGCAGAACCGGCAGAAAACGGAAGCGGCCGTGGCACGCTTGGTAAAAGTTGTGGGGCTTGATGAGAGCTTGCTGGACCGTTACCCCAGCGAGCTGTCCGGTGGGCAGCAGCAAAGGGTGGGCATTGCCCGCTCACTGGCCGCGGCACCGGAGATCCTGCTCATGGACGAGCCCTTCGGAGCTGTCGATGAGATCACCAGGCGCATGCTCCAGGATGAGATACTGCGTATTCACCGTGAGCTGGGCGTGACCATTGTGTTCATTACCCACGATATCCGGGAGGCATTAAAGCTGGGTACCCGTGTGGCTGTTATGGACCACGGCGGTCTGGTACAGATAGATACGCCTGAGAACATCCGCAATCAGCCGGCCACAGACTTTGTGAAAGAACTGGTGAGTGACCGCTAA